From Gloeocapsopsis sp. IPPAS B-1203, one genomic window encodes:
- a CDS encoding DUF5995 family protein has product MKNFFLSTAVFLLAFSPVSLASDRQLIDTVCQTGKPKCVELVIRAMKQRYQPLAKQCDHDALFALAYLRTTQTFLKTIDEINYNNPASVIREDALFADYYFRAYDAYHTGKGYVPPVWQIAFDAAQRRSVSGSGNLILGFNAHIQRDLPFVLYELYLKGHPVSYEDHTRVNEFLQQVNILSEIARKFDPTVDDEDIPGDTDDLQRFQLIAQWREGAYRNFERLRDANTNTQRIQIAAEIEAQTAATAFLLQQNSSYPPGINSSERDTYCQAQRKQR; this is encoded by the coding sequence ATGAAAAACTTCTTTCTCAGCACGGCTGTGTTTTTACTCGCCTTTTCTCCAGTTTCTCTAGCAAGCGATCGCCAACTGATAGACACAGTTTGTCAGACAGGAAAGCCAAAATGCGTGGAACTTGTTATTCGGGCAATGAAGCAACGCTACCAACCACTTGCAAAGCAGTGCGATCATGATGCTTTGTTTGCACTTGCTTACTTGCGAACGACACAAACCTTTCTCAAAACAATTGATGAGATTAACTACAACAATCCTGCATCTGTGATTCGAGAAGATGCCTTGTTTGCCGATTATTATTTTCGAGCTTATGATGCTTACCATACAGGTAAAGGTTATGTTCCCCCAGTTTGGCAAATCGCGTTTGATGCAGCACAGCGTCGCTCAGTGTCAGGCTCTGGCAATCTCATTTTAGGCTTTAATGCACACATTCAGCGCGATTTGCCGTTTGTACTTTATGAGCTTTATTTAAAAGGTCATCCAGTAAGCTATGAAGACCACACTCGTGTCAATGAATTTCTTCAACAGGTAAATATATTATCGGAAATAGCGCGCAAGTTTGATCCGACAGTTGATGATGAAGATATACCAGGTGATACAGATGACTTACAACGGTTTCAACTCATTGCTCAGTGGCGTGAGGGTGCATACCGTAATTTTGAGCGCCTCCGCGATGCAAATACAAATACTCAACGCATCCAAATAGCAGCAGAAATTGAAGCACAGACTGCAGCTACTGCTTTTCTATTACAACAAAATTCCAGCTATCCGCCTGGGATAAATAGTTCTGAACGGGATACTTATTGCCAAGCGCAGCGGAAACAAAGATAA